The following proteins are encoded in a genomic region of Synechococcus sp. CBW1002:
- a CDS encoding DUF6880 family protein, with protein MPAARTTLNARNLEALGAARLAELLLELSQGNAAAKRRLRLALAEGRSAEEAAQEVRKRLRTIDQASTFLDAAKRRTLLTELEGHLATVTGSIRTEAPAIAHELHWQLLELSEGLFDRSHDGSGSLSDFFQRVLEALPATMLAARPAPEAAAERIAEALMECNGYHQLDRLVGLLAEPLGREGLEALRGEFRARGTPERSAVMLAIADAMGDVDAFAGSFSAEDLRRPSVAAAVAERLLAAGRAEEALATLEGVDEEGLQWLGAVVRRPRIEALEALGRRQEAQGERWQGFLEDLDAGLLREYLRRLDDFEDVQAEEEALDRALAHEDPAEALDFLLAWPDLRRAAELVLRQPHRWNGEAYGLYGPAAEQLEAGHPLAATVLLRAMVSFALEHSRPKRYPYAAQHLLRCAQLAQRIDHWHDLPTHQEFEDDLRVRFWRRIGFWQEVDGLQMPSHGPG; from the coding sequence GTGCCCGCTGCCCGCACCACCCTCAACGCCCGCAACCTCGAGGCCCTCGGGGCGGCCCGCCTGGCGGAGCTGCTGCTGGAGCTGAGCCAGGGCAATGCGGCGGCCAAGCGCCGGCTGCGGCTGGCGCTGGCGGAAGGGCGCAGCGCCGAGGAGGCGGCGCAGGAGGTGCGCAAGCGCCTGCGCACGATCGACCAGGCCAGCACGTTTCTCGATGCGGCCAAACGTCGAACCCTGCTCACCGAGCTGGAGGGGCACCTGGCCACGGTCACCGGATCGATCCGCACGGAGGCACCGGCCATTGCCCACGAGCTGCACTGGCAGTTGCTGGAGCTCTCGGAGGGCCTCTTCGATCGCAGCCACGACGGCAGCGGCAGCCTCAGCGACTTCTTCCAGCGGGTGCTCGAGGCCCTGCCGGCCACGATGTTGGCGGCCCGGCCGGCGCCGGAGGCGGCGGCGGAACGGATCGCCGAGGCGCTGATGGAATGCAACGGCTACCACCAGCTGGATCGGCTGGTGGGGCTGCTGGCGGAGCCGCTGGGGCGGGAGGGGCTGGAGGCCCTGCGGGGGGAATTCCGTGCCCGCGGCACGCCGGAACGTTCGGCGGTGATGCTGGCGATCGCCGATGCGATGGGCGATGTGGACGCCTTCGCCGGCAGCTTCAGCGCAGAGGATCTGCGGCGCCCGTCGGTGGCGGCGGCGGTGGCGGAGCGGCTGCTGGCGGCGGGCCGGGCCGAGGAGGCCCTGGCGACGCTGGAGGGGGTGGACGAGGAGGGGCTGCAGTGGCTGGGGGCGGTGGTGCGACGGCCGCGGATCGAGGCGCTTGAGGCCCTGGGCCGCCGCCAGGAGGCCCAGGGGGAGCGCTGGCAGGGGTTTCTGGAGGATCTCGATGCCGGCCTGCTGCGCGAGTACCTCCGCCGGCTGGATGATTTCGAGGATGTGCAGGCCGAGGAGGAGGCTCTCGATCGGGCGCTGGCCCACGAAGACCCCGCCGAAGCCCTGGATTTCCTGCTGGCCTGGCCGGATCTGCGCCGGGCGGCGGAGCTGGTGCTGCGCCAGCCCCACCGCTGGAATGGGGAGGCCTACGGGCTCTACGGTCCGGCGGCTGAGCAGCTGGAGGCCGGCCATCCGCTGGCCGCCACCGTGCTGCTGCGGGCGATGGTGAGCTTCGCCCTGGAACACTCCCGCCCGAAGCGCTACCCCTACGCGGCCCAGCACCTGCTGCGCTGCGCCCAACTCGCGCAGCGCATCGACCACTGGCACGACCTGCCCACCCACCAGGAGTTCGAAGACGACCTGCGGGTGCGCTTCTGGCGGCGGATCGGCTTCTGGCAGGAGGTGGATGGTCTTCAGATGCCGTCCCATGGGCCAGGCTGA
- a CDS encoding isoprenyl transferase, whose protein sequence is MSRALATTTPHSHVSPLPAALDPARLPTHVAVIMDGNGRWARQRGLPRVMGHRAGVESLKRTLRLCSDWGIGALTAYAFSTENWNRPGEEVSFLMALFEKVLVRELEGLEREQVRIRFLGDLEPLPEGLRQRIAEATERTAGNSGIHFNVCTNYGGRNELVRAARQLAQRVAEGTLDPEAIDEARFAAELHTAGEPDPDLLIRTSGEQRLSNFLLWQLAYAELHITDVLWPDFDQEALLRALLDYQGRQRRFGGVAPAA, encoded by the coding sequence ATGAGTCGCGCCCTGGCGACCACCACCCCCCACTCCCACGTGTCGCCATTGCCGGCGGCTCTTGATCCCGCTCGCCTGCCCACCCATGTGGCGGTGATCATGGATGGCAACGGCCGCTGGGCGCGGCAGCGCGGCCTGCCGCGGGTGATGGGGCACCGGGCCGGAGTGGAATCCCTCAAGCGCACCCTGCGCCTCTGCAGCGACTGGGGCATCGGCGCATTGACGGCCTATGCCTTCTCCACCGAGAACTGGAACCGGCCGGGGGAGGAGGTGAGCTTCCTGATGGCCCTGTTCGAGAAGGTGCTGGTGCGGGAACTGGAGGGGCTGGAGCGGGAGCAGGTACGGATTCGCTTCCTGGGCGACCTGGAGCCCCTGCCGGAGGGGCTGCGGCAACGGATCGCCGAAGCCACCGAGCGCACGGCGGGCAACAGCGGCATTCATTTCAACGTCTGCACCAACTACGGCGGCCGCAACGAGCTGGTGCGGGCGGCGCGCCAGCTGGCCCAGCGGGTGGCGGAGGGCACGCTCGATCCCGAGGCGATCGATGAAGCCCGCTTCGCCGCTGAGCTGCACACCGCCGGCGAACCGGATCCGGATCTGCTGATCCGCACCAGCGGCGAGCAGCGGCTGAGCAACTTCCTGCTCTGGCAGCTGGCCTACGCCGAGCTCCACATCACCGATGTGCTCTGGCCCGATTTCGATCAGGAGGCGCTGCTGCGCGCTCTGCTGGACTACCAGGGCCGGCAGCGCCGTTTCGGCGGCGTGGCCCCCGCGGCCTGA
- a CDS encoding IS256 family transposase, with protein sequence MELAPLLDGSSAGELIPELVRHGLQQLIELEVAAVLGAERHERSEERLGYRNGYRPRTLATQVGDIDLRIPKLRSGSHLPSILEPRRRVDQALYGVVMEAYVGGISTRKVDALVAALGVQSGISKSQVSRICADIDIQVQAFLNRPLEATGYAYLYLDATYLHGRLGKAMQVCSRAVVVAMGVNADGRRELLGIKVGDSETESFWSEFIGSLKERGLTGVKLVISDAHVGLTKAIRRMLQGSCWQRCRVHFARNLLQRVPKAHQGMVTAALRSVFAQEKTDEIEARWDDLASSLVDRFPKAAELMLHAREDVLAFRHFPPQHWKKTWSTNLLERLNEEIKRRTRVVGIFPNDASITRLVGAVLLEQDEHWQLEGRRMFSAESMAAIPSLAELPTQPSLQEAAA encoded by the coding sequence ATTGAGCTGGCGCCGCTACTGGATGGCAGCAGCGCCGGTGAGCTGATCCCCGAGCTGGTGCGCCACGGCCTGCAGCAGCTGATCGAGCTGGAGGTCGCTGCCGTGCTCGGCGCAGAGCGCCATGAGCGCAGCGAGGAGCGGCTCGGCTACCGCAACGGCTACCGGCCGCGCACCCTGGCCACCCAGGTGGGGGACATCGATCTCCGCATCCCCAAACTGCGCTCCGGCAGCCACCTGCCCTCGATCCTGGAGCCGCGCCGCCGTGTGGACCAGGCCCTCTACGGCGTGGTGATGGAGGCCTATGTCGGCGGCATCTCAACGCGCAAGGTCGACGCCCTGGTGGCCGCCCTGGGAGTCCAGAGCGGCATCTCCAAATCTCAGGTGAGCCGCATCTGCGCTGACATCGACATCCAGGTGCAGGCCTTCCTGAACCGCCCCCTTGAGGCCACCGGCTACGCCTACCTGTACCTCGATGCCACCTATCTCCACGGGCGTCTCGGCAAGGCGATGCAGGTCTGCTCCAGGGCTGTGGTGGTGGCCATGGGCGTCAATGCCGATGGTCGCCGCGAGCTGCTCGGCATCAAGGTGGGCGACAGCGAAACCGAGAGCTTCTGGAGCGAGTTCATTGGCTCGCTCAAGGAGCGCGGCCTCACTGGGGTCAAGCTCGTGATCAGCGACGCGCACGTGGGCCTCACCAAGGCGATCCGGCGGATGCTGCAGGGCAGCTGCTGGCAGCGCTGCAGGGTCCATTTCGCCAGAAACCTGCTCCAACGGGTGCCCAAGGCCCACCAAGGCATGGTCACCGCTGCCTTGCGCTCGGTGTTCGCCCAGGAGAAAACGGACGAAATCGAGGCCCGCTGGGACGATCTGGCCAGCTCACTGGTGGATCGCTTCCCCAAGGCTGCTGAGCTCATGCTGCACGCCCGGGAAGACGTGCTCGCCTTCCGTCACTTCCCGCCTCAACACTGGAAAAAGACTTGGAGCACCAACCTGCTCGAGCGCCTCAATGAGGAGATCAAACGCCGCACTCGGGTGGTTGGCATCTTCCCGAATGACGCCTCGATCACCCGCTTGGTGGGGGCTGTGCTGCTGGAGCAGGACGAGCACTGGCAGCTGGAGGGCCGGCGCATGTTCTCCGCCGAGAGCATGGCCGCCATCCCCTCACTGGCGGAGCTGCCCACGCAGCCTTCCTTGCAAGAAGCAGCGGCCTGA
- a CDS encoding glutathione S-transferase N-terminal domain-containing protein, with product MPVLYSFRRCPYAIRARLALAAAGFAPGPNLELREVSLRAKPPELLEASAKGTVPVLVVPGKRTGSGKENGSSSEETKPAQVLEESLEIMRWALEHRDPQGWWVGRSPAALAEITAMIAENDGPFKHHLDRFKYAARHGAAGEQERPMHRAAALAILGRWNERLARTPEGWLPRFQERCHPSHP from the coding sequence ATGCCGGTGCTCTACAGCTTCCGCCGCTGCCCCTACGCCATCCGCGCCCGGCTGGCCCTGGCCGCCGCCGGCTTTGCGCCGGGGCCAAACCTGGAGCTGCGGGAGGTGAGCCTGCGGGCCAAGCCGCCCGAGCTGCTGGAGGCCTCAGCCAAGGGCACGGTGCCGGTGCTGGTGGTGCCCGGAAAACGAACCGGGTCCGGCAAGGAGAACGGTTCCTCCTCCGAAGAGACGAAGCCTGCGCAAGTGCTGGAGGAAAGCCTGGAGATCATGCGGTGGGCCCTGGAGCACCGCGACCCGCAGGGCTGGTGGGTCGGCCGGAGCCCAGCGGCACTGGCGGAGATCACGGCGATGATCGCCGAAAACGACGGACCCTTCAAACACCACCTGGATCGCTTCAAGTACGCCGCCCGCCATGGTGCCGCGGGGGAGCAGGAGCGGCCGATGCACCGGGCCGCCGCCCTGGCGATCCTGGGGCGCTGGAACGAACGGCTGGCGAGAACACCGGAGGGCTGGCTCCCCCGGTTTCAGGAAAGATGTCACCCCTCTCATCCGTAG
- the bioB gene encoding biotin synthase BioB — protein MDLLWQAQQVHRAANPGYTVQLASLLSVKTGGCEEDCAYCPQSMHHSADVAGRPELAVAPVLERARAAKAAGANRFCMGWAWREIRDGAPFEAMLAMVQGVRELGLEACVTAGMLTDQQAERLAEAGLTAYNHNLDTSPEHYGRIITTRTYQERLETLQRVRRAGVTLCCGGIIGMGETPADRAGLLQVLASLDPHPESVPINALVAVEGTPLQEQPAVDPLELVRMVAVARILMPHSRVRLSAGRDQMNREAQILCLLAGADSIFYGDTLLTTGNPDVAADQALLAAAGVRVETAGAPPAAGKACAASPAPAVAHA, from the coding sequence ATGGATCTGCTCTGGCAGGCCCAGCAGGTGCACCGGGCCGCCAATCCGGGCTACACGGTGCAGCTGGCCTCGCTGTTGAGCGTGAAGACCGGCGGCTGCGAGGAAGACTGCGCCTATTGCCCCCAGTCGATGCACCACAGCGCCGATGTGGCCGGCCGGCCGGAGCTGGCGGTGGCACCGGTGCTGGAGCGGGCCCGGGCGGCGAAGGCGGCCGGCGCGAACCGCTTCTGCATGGGCTGGGCCTGGCGCGAGATCCGCGACGGGGCGCCGTTCGAGGCGATGCTGGCGATGGTGCAAGGGGTGAGGGAGCTGGGACTGGAGGCCTGCGTGACCGCCGGCATGCTCACCGATCAGCAGGCCGAGCGCCTGGCGGAAGCGGGCCTCACCGCCTACAACCACAACCTCGACACCAGCCCGGAGCACTACGGCCGGATCATCACCACCCGCACCTATCAGGAGCGGCTGGAAACCCTGCAGCGGGTGCGCCGGGCCGGCGTGACCCTCTGCTGCGGCGGCATCATCGGTATGGGCGAAACGCCGGCGGATCGCGCCGGCCTGCTGCAGGTGCTGGCCAGCCTCGATCCCCATCCCGAGAGCGTGCCGATCAATGCCCTGGTGGCGGTGGAGGGCACGCCGCTGCAGGAGCAGCCGGCGGTGGATCCACTGGAACTGGTGCGGATGGTGGCGGTGGCACGGATCCTGATGCCCCACAGCCGGGTACGGCTGAGTGCCGGCCGCGACCAGATGAACCGCGAAGCCCAGATCCTCTGCCTGCTGGCGGGCGCCGATTCGATCTTCTACGGCGACACCCTGCTCACCACCGGTAACCCGGATGTGGCCGCAGACCAGGCCCTGCTGGCGGCAGCGGGGGTGCGGGTGGAAACCGCAGGGGCGCCGCCTGCCGCTGGCAAGGCCTGTGCCGCATCACCGGCCCCGGCTGTCGCCCATGCCTGA
- the lysA gene encoding diaminopimelate decarboxylase, producing the protein MVLTASQQSAGPEAGSAAATPQPYEAGRDLTSPNRNLTPLTTERDGEGRLQVGGCGLSDLARTYGTPLYVLDEATLRATCRAYRDALAVHYPGSALALYASKANSSLAITALVATEGLGLDAVSAGELLTALQGGMPSDRIVLHGNNKSKEELELAVSRGITVVVDNWLDLELLAELAPAQGQPVRLMLRFTPGIECHTHEYIRTGHLDSKFGFDPDQLETVLRHLKGCPWAELTGLHAHIGSQIFELQPHRDLAGVMADALALARSLGHPVQDLNVGGGLGIRYVASDDPPSIEEWVRGVAVAVAEACRERNLELPRLLCEPGRSLVATAGVTLYTVGSRKDIPGIRTYLSVDGGMSDNPRPITYQSQYTAVLADRPHAGLPGGESPEDQPLETVTVAGKHCESGDVLLKDIALPPAGRGDVLAVFSTGAYNASMGSNYNRIPRPAAVLVHEGMAELVQRREQPEDLLRYDVLPARLLPVP; encoded by the coding sequence ATGGTGTTGACAGCTTCCCAGCAGAGCGCCGGCCCGGAGGCGGGCTCGGCGGCCGCAACGCCCCAGCCCTATGAGGCCGGACGCGATCTGACCAGCCCCAACCGCAACCTCACGCCCCTCACCACCGAACGGGACGGCGAAGGGCGGCTGCAGGTGGGAGGCTGCGGCCTGAGCGACCTGGCCCGCACCTACGGCACACCGCTCTATGTGCTCGATGAGGCCACGCTGCGGGCCACCTGCCGCGCCTACCGCGACGCCCTGGCGGTGCATTACCCCGGTTCGGCTCTGGCGCTCTATGCCTCCAAGGCGAACAGCTCCCTGGCGATCACGGCCCTGGTGGCGACCGAGGGGCTGGGGCTGGATGCCGTGTCTGCCGGCGAACTGCTCACGGCGCTGCAGGGCGGCATGCCCAGCGACCGGATCGTGCTGCACGGCAACAACAAGTCGAAGGAGGAGCTGGAACTGGCCGTGAGCCGCGGCATCACCGTGGTGGTGGACAACTGGCTCGACCTGGAGCTGCTGGCCGAGCTGGCACCGGCCCAGGGGCAACCGGTGCGGCTGATGCTGCGCTTCACCCCGGGCATCGAGTGCCACACCCACGAGTACATCCGCACCGGCCACCTCGACAGCAAGTTCGGCTTCGATCCCGACCAGCTTGAAACGGTGCTGCGCCATCTCAAAGGTTGTCCCTGGGCCGAGCTCACCGGCCTGCATGCCCACATCGGCTCCCAGATCTTCGAACTGCAACCCCACCGGGACCTGGCGGGCGTGATGGCCGATGCCCTGGCCCTGGCCCGCTCCCTGGGCCACCCGGTGCAGGACCTGAACGTGGGCGGCGGCCTCGGCATCCGCTATGTTGCCTCGGATGATCCGCCGAGCATCGAGGAATGGGTGCGCGGCGTGGCGGTGGCGGTGGCCGAGGCCTGCCGCGAACGGAACCTGGAGCTGCCGCGGCTGCTGTGCGAACCGGGCCGCTCCCTGGTGGCCACCGCCGGCGTGACTCTCTACACGGTGGGCAGCCGCAAGGACATCCCCGGCATCCGCACCTATCTCTCGGTGGATGGCGGCATGAGCGACAACCCGCGGCCGATCACCTATCAATCGCAATACACCGCCGTACTGGCCGATCGCCCCCACGCAGGTCTGCCCGGCGGGGAGTCTCCTGAAGATCAGCCGCTCGAAACGGTCACCGTGGCGGGCAAGCACTGCGAATCGGGCGATGTGCTGCTCAAGGACATCGCCCTGCCGCCGGCCGGCCGGGGCGACGTTCTGGCGGTGTTCTCCACCGGCGCCTACAACGCCTCGATGGGTTCCAACTACAACCGCATTCCCCGACCGGCGGCGGTGCTGGTCCACGAGGGGATGGCGGAGCTGGTGCAACGGCGCGAACAGCCGGAAGACCTTCTGCGCTACGACGTGCTGCCAGCCAGGCTCCTGCCGGTACCCTGA
- the ltrA gene encoding group II intron reverse transcriptase/maturase, which translates to MASGSYLPPPVRRVEIPKSGGGVRPLGIPTVADRIAQMVVKQVLEPELELIFDQDSYGYRPGKSAHQAVEVCRQRCWRSNWVLDLDIKGFFDAIDHDLLMRAIKAHTSERWVVLYLQRWLQAPVLLPDGTLHPRDRGTPQGGVISPLLANLFLHYAFDVWMRRSHPAIAFERYADDVICHCHSEKEARRLLEALQDRFASCGLQLHPQKTQVVYCRDSNRRAPFADVTFTFLGFAFRPRVSRNSRGVIYTGFLPAVSPQALQRMRERIRSIGLPSLVYLSLEEIAKVLNPVIRGWIQYYGRFYRTELIRKLYRYLDDRIAAWLRQKYKRLRGRRLQSWRVLARIRSGHRDLFAHWRRVSEVACG; encoded by the coding sequence ATGGCATCAGGAAGTTATCTTCCGCCACCAGTTCGGCGTGTGGAGATTCCCAAATCCGGTGGAGGCGTCAGGCCGCTGGGTATCCCGACGGTTGCTGATCGCATCGCACAGATGGTGGTCAAGCAGGTGCTGGAGCCAGAGCTGGAGCTGATCTTTGATCAGGATTCCTACGGCTACAGACCGGGCAAGTCAGCGCATCAGGCAGTAGAGGTCTGCCGTCAGCGCTGCTGGAGGTCCAACTGGGTTCTCGATCTCGACATCAAGGGGTTTTTCGATGCTATCGATCACGACCTGTTGATGCGCGCGATCAAGGCCCATACCTCCGAGCGCTGGGTGGTGCTCTACCTGCAACGATGGCTGCAGGCACCGGTTCTGTTGCCGGATGGCACGCTCCATCCCAGGGACCGGGGCACACCGCAAGGTGGTGTCATCAGTCCACTGCTGGCCAATCTGTTCCTGCACTATGCGTTTGATGTGTGGATGCGCCGGAGCCACCCGGCCATTGCCTTTGAGCGCTATGCAGATGATGTGATCTGTCATTGCCACAGCGAGAAGGAAGCTCGGCGGTTGCTGGAGGCATTGCAGGATCGCTTTGCGTCCTGTGGCCTCCAGCTTCATCCCCAGAAGACCCAGGTGGTCTACTGCAGGGATAGCAACCGCCGGGCACCGTTTGCTGATGTCACGTTCACGTTTCTTGGTTTCGCGTTTCGGCCACGTGTGTCTCGCAATTCTCGCGGAGTCATCTACACAGGCTTTTTGCCGGCAGTGAGTCCGCAGGCTCTCCAGCGTATGCGGGAGAGGATTAGGTCGATAGGGCTTCCATCGCTCGTGTATCTGTCGCTTGAGGAGATCGCTAAAGTGCTGAATCCAGTGATTCGTGGCTGGATTCAGTACTACGGTCGTTTCTATAGGACAGAACTGATCAGGAAGTTGTATCGCTACCTGGATGACAGAATTGCAGCCTGGTTACGGCAGAAGTACAAAAGGCTGCGGGGTCGTCGGCTCCAAAGCTGGCGAGTACTTGCCAGGATCAGGTCTGGACATCGTGATCTGTTCGCGCACTGGCGTCGAGTCAGTGAAGTGGCATGTGGATGA
- the rimI gene encoding ribosomal protein S18-alanine N-acetyltransferase: MVTGPAPLSLSDLAACLQLDQQALGGLWTESQWRTELQEASRPGVGLWQGEALVAMACGWLILDELHITVVAVDPQWRRLGLGQQVLAALLAEARGRAASRATLEVATGNGAARGLYARFGFRDAGIRRGYYRSGEDALIQWLDLRT; the protein is encoded by the coding sequence ATGGTGACGGGTCCGGCTCCGCTCAGCCTCTCCGATCTGGCCGCCTGCCTGCAGCTCGATCAGCAGGCCCTGGGGGGCCTCTGGACGGAGAGCCAGTGGCGCACCGAGTTGCAGGAAGCCTCCCGGCCGGGTGTGGGGCTCTGGCAGGGGGAGGCGCTGGTGGCGATGGCCTGCGGCTGGCTGATCCTCGATGAGCTGCACATCACGGTGGTGGCGGTGGATCCGCAGTGGCGCCGCCTCGGCCTGGGGCAGCAGGTGCTGGCCGCGCTGCTGGCGGAGGCCCGGGGACGAGCCGCGAGCCGGGCCACCCTTGAGGTGGCGACGGGCAACGGCGCTGCGCGGGGCCTCTACGCCCGCTTCGGCTTCCGCGATGCCGGCATCCGTCGTGGTTATTACCGCAGCGGCGAGGACGCCCTGATCCAATGGCTCGACCTTCGGACCTGA
- a CDS encoding diadenylate cyclase: MAWLRLVDPRLLLDLLFATGLGVVVLGRVTESRTLWLLRGYLFLVALAWVVQRYANLPLTTKLVDALVLACSLALAILWQGELRRLMELLGTGRLDVLFGNSGRDGLASGSVAVLSEAAGRLSQSRRGALVLVDLGSDLRPEDFLNPGIPLDAQLSVDLLLNLFAADTPLHDGAVLVRANRIMAAGVILPLSRQGSNRYGTRHLAALGITERFDRCLCIVVSEETGTLSLACQGRLERPITSSRLHDLLSDALASSTGRSVAKDTPDSRG, translated from the coding sequence GTGGCCTGGCTGAGGCTCGTCGATCCCCGCCTGCTGCTCGACCTGCTGTTCGCCACCGGTCTGGGAGTTGTGGTGCTCGGCCGGGTCACCGAATCCCGCACGCTGTGGCTGCTGCGGGGCTACCTGTTTCTGGTGGCGCTGGCCTGGGTGGTGCAGCGCTACGCCAACCTGCCGCTCACCACCAAGCTGGTGGATGCCCTGGTGCTGGCCTGCAGCCTGGCCCTGGCGATCCTGTGGCAAGGGGAGCTGCGCCGCCTGATGGAACTGCTCGGCACCGGACGGCTGGACGTGCTGTTCGGCAACAGCGGCCGCGATGGCCTGGCCTCCGGCTCGGTGGCGGTGCTGAGCGAGGCGGCCGGGCGCCTCTCCCAGAGCCGCAGGGGGGCGCTGGTGCTGGTGGATCTGGGCAGCGACCTGCGCCCCGAGGATTTTCTCAATCCCGGCATCCCGCTGGATGCGCAGCTGTCGGTGGATCTGCTGCTCAACCTGTTCGCGGCCGATACGCCTCTGCATGACGGTGCCGTGCTGGTGCGGGCCAACCGGATCATGGCGGCGGGGGTGATCCTGCCGCTCTCGCGCCAGGGCAGCAACCGCTACGGCACCCGTCACCTGGCAGCCCTGGGCATCACCGAGCGCTTCGATCGCTGCCTCTGCATCGTGGTGTCCGAGGAAACAGGCACCTTGTCATTGGCCTGCCAGGGGCGGCTGGAGCGGCCGATCACCAGCAGCCGCCTGCACGACCTGCTCAGCGATGCCCTGGCTTCATCGACGGGACGTAGCGTGGCGAAGGACACGCCGGATTCCCGCGGATGA
- a CDS encoding rhodanese-related sulfurtransferase, whose product MPDAPAPAETSAATEVLVAAFYRFAVLAADDLPDLQQRWRAVGEAGGVKGSLLLATEGVNGTVSGPSSGVEALLAALQSDPRLAELTVKRSTAPRQAFRRWKVRIKREIVSLGCPTVQLDATPVGTYVDPQEWNALIRDPDTLVIDTRNDYEVAIGSFEGAIDPGTGSFREFPRWVEQELRPLVAERQPKQLALFCTGGIRCEKATAYLLQQGFEGVHHLQGGILRYLEEIPEQASRWQGECFVFDQRVAVNHRLEPGEHSLCHACGLPLSPADRALPSYVDGVSCRHCLSRYSDADRARFAERQRQIERAAACGASHLGPGADPPT is encoded by the coding sequence ATGCCTGACGCGCCAGCCCCAGCCGAAACCTCTGCCGCCACCGAGGTGCTGGTGGCGGCGTTCTATCGCTTCGCAGTCCTGGCTGCGGACGACCTGCCGGATCTGCAGCAACGCTGGCGGGCCGTGGGCGAGGCCGGCGGCGTGAAAGGGAGCCTGCTGCTGGCCACGGAAGGGGTGAACGGCACGGTGAGCGGCCCCAGCTCAGGCGTGGAGGCCTTGCTGGCGGCCCTGCAGAGCGATCCACGGCTGGCCGAGCTCACGGTGAAGCGCAGCACGGCGCCGCGACAGGCCTTCCGGCGCTGGAAGGTGCGGATCAAGCGGGAGATCGTGAGCCTGGGTTGCCCCACGGTGCAGCTGGACGCCACACCCGTGGGCACCTATGTGGATCCGCAGGAATGGAACGCCCTGATCCGCGATCCCGACACCCTGGTGATCGATACCCGCAATGACTACGAGGTGGCGATCGGCAGCTTCGAGGGAGCGATCGATCCCGGCACCGGCAGCTTCCGGGAGTTTCCCCGGTGGGTGGAGCAGGAGCTGAGGCCCCTGGTGGCCGAGCGGCAGCCGAAGCAGCTGGCGTTGTTCTGCACCGGAGGCATCCGCTGCGAGAAGGCCACCGCCTACCTGCTCCAGCAGGGTTTCGAGGGGGTGCATCACCTGCAGGGCGGCATTCTGCGGTATCTCGAGGAGATTCCCGAGCAGGCGAGCCGCTGGCAGGGCGAATGCTTCGTGTTCGACCAGCGGGTGGCGGTGAACCACCGCCTGGAGCCCGGCGAGCACAGCCTCTGCCACGCCTGCGGCCTGCCGCTCTCGCCGGCCGATCGAGCCCTGCCCAGCTACGTGGACGGGGTGAGCTGCCGCCACTGCCTGAGCCGCTACAGCGACGCCGACCGCGCCCGCTTCGCCGAGCGCCAACGGCAGATCGAGCGGGCCGCCGCGTGCGGTGCCAGCCACCTGGGCCCCGGCGCCGACCCACCAACCTGA